The following proteins come from a genomic window of Prionailurus viverrinus isolate Anna chromosome D1, UM_Priviv_1.0, whole genome shotgun sequence:
- the FEN1 gene encoding flap endonuclease 1, protein MGIQGLAKLIADVAPGAIRENDIKSYFGRKVAIDASMSIYQFLIAVRQGGDVLQNEEGETTSHLMGMFYRTIRMMENGIKPVYVFDGKPPQLKSGELAKRSERRAEAEKQLQQAQAAGAGEEVEKFTKRLVKVTKQHNDECKHLLSLMGIPYLDAPSEAEASCAALVKAGKVYAAATEDMDCLTFGSPVLMRHLTASEAKKLPIQEFHLSRVLQELGLNQEQFVDLCILLGSDYCESIRGIGPKRAVDLIQKHKSIEEIVRRLDPSKYSVPENWLHKEAQQLFLEPEVLDPESVELKWSEPNEEELVKFMCGEKQFSEERIRSGVRRLSKSRQGSTQGRLDDFFKVTGSLSSAKRKEPEPKGSAKKKAKTRAGGKFKRGK, encoded by the coding sequence ATGGGCATTCAAGGCCTGGCCAAGCTGATTGCAGACGTGGCCCCCGGTGCCATCCGGGAGAATGACATCAAGAGCTACTTCGGCCGCAAGGTGGCCATCGATGCCTCCATGAGCATTTATCAGTTCCTGATCGCCGTCCGCCAGGGCGGGGATGTGCTGCAGAACGAGGAGGGGGAGACCACCAGCCACCTGATGGGCATGTTCTACCGCACCATCCGCATGATGGAGAACGGCATCAAACCCGTGTATGTCTTCGACGGCAAGCCGCCACAGCTCAAGTCCGGCGAGCTGGCCAAGCGCAGCGAGCGGCGGGCCGAGGCGGAGAAGCAGCTACAGCAGGCTCAGGCCGCCGGGGccggggaggaggtggagaagttTACCAAGCGGCTGGTGAAGGTCACCAAGCAGCACAACGACGAGTGCAAGCATCTGCTGAGCCTCATGGGCATCCCGTACCTGGACGCGCCCAGCGAGGCCGAGGCCAGCTGTGCCGCCCTCGTGAAGGCGGGCAAAGTCTATGCCGCGGCCACGGAGGACATGGACTGCCTGACCTTTGGCAGCCCTGTGCTCATGCGGCACCTGACGGCCAGCGAGGCCAAGAAGCTGCCCATCCAGGAGTTCCACCTGAGCCGGGTCCTGCAGGAGCTGGGCCTGAACCAGGAGCAGTTCGTAGACCTGTGCATCCTGCTGGGCAGTGACTACTGTGAGAGCATCCGGGGCATTGGGCCCAAGCGGGCCGTGGACCTCATCCAGAAGCACAAGAGCATCGAGGAGATCGTGCGTCGGCTCGACCCCAGCAAGTACTCCGTGCCAGAAAATTGGCTCCACAAGGAGGCCCAGCAGCTCTTCCTGGAGCCCGAGGTGCTTGACCCAGAGTCTGTGGAGCTGAAGTGGAGCGAGCCGAATGAGGAAGAGCTCGTCAAGTTCATGTGTGGTGAAAAGCAGTTCTCGGAGGAGCGGATCCGCAGTGGGGTCAGGCGGCTGAGCAAGAGCCGCCAGGGCAGCACCCAGGGCCGCCTGGATGATTTCTTCAAGGTGACTGGCTCGCTCTCCTCAGCTAAGCGCAAGGAGCCAGAGCCCAAGGGGTCCGCTAAGAAGAAGGCAAAGACCAGGGCAGGAGGGAAGTTCAAACGGGGAAAATAA
- the TMEM258 gene encoding transmembrane protein 258 → MELEAMSRYTSPVNPAVFPHLTVVLLAIGMFFTAWFFVYEVTSTKYTRDIYKELLISLVASLFMGFGVLFLLLWVGIYV, encoded by the exons ATG GAGCTCGAGGCCATGAGCAGATACACCAGCCCAGTGAACCCAGCTGTCTTCCCCCATCTGACCGTGGTGCTGTTGGCCATTGGCATGTTCTTTACCGCCTGGTTCTTCGT CTATGAGGTGACCTCCACCAAGTACACTCGGGATATCTACAAAGAGCTCCTCATCTCCTTGGTGGCCTCACTTTTCATGGGCTTTGGAGttctcttcctgctgctctgGGTCGGCATCTACGTGTGA